In a single window of the Veillonella sp. genome:
- a CDS encoding stage 0 sporulation family protein, translated as MLTIVGVRFKKAGKIYYFLPEQLELSVGDGVIVETARGVEYGTVVIGPKEVFEDTVVAPVKPVIRKATPKDLKQIEKNKEREEKAFEICLEKIGKRKLPMKLINVEYTFDMNKIIFFFTADGRIDFRELVKDLATVFRTRIELRQVGVRDEAKVLNGIGACGRPLCCSNFLGDFTPVSIRMAKDQNLSLNPTKISGVCGRLMCCLNYEDDLYKKGGDLYVKKERPQAPQDVAPPGIGKEVVTDEGIGKVLKVNHHKHTVKVQLEAGRTIDLKWSEVALPDE; from the coding sequence ATGCTAACCATAGTTGGCGTACGCTTTAAAAAGGCGGGGAAGATTTACTATTTTCTGCCTGAACAATTAGAACTATCCGTTGGTGATGGGGTTATCGTTGAGACGGCACGTGGCGTCGAATACGGTACTGTTGTGATTGGACCTAAAGAGGTCTTTGAAGATACTGTTGTAGCTCCTGTTAAGCCTGTTATTAGAAAGGCAACACCAAAGGACTTAAAACAAATCGAGAAGAATAAAGAGCGCGAAGAAAAAGCCTTTGAAATTTGTCTCGAAAAAATTGGTAAACGTAAGTTGCCGATGAAACTCATCAATGTGGAATACACATTTGATATGAATAAAATTATATTCTTCTTTACAGCGGATGGTCGTATCGACTTCCGTGAGCTTGTTAAGGATTTAGCCACTGTATTTAGAACACGTATTGAGTTACGCCAAGTAGGCGTTCGTGATGAGGCTAAGGTCCTAAATGGTATCGGCGCTTGTGGTCGACCTTTATGCTGTTCTAATTTCTTAGGTGATTTCACACCTGTATCAATTCGCATGGCTAAGGATCAAAATTTGAGCCTAAACCCTACGAAAATTTCTGGTGTATGTGGCCGCTTGATGTGTTGCCTTAACTATGAAGATGATTTATATAAAAAGGGTGGCGACCTATATGTTAAGAAGGAACGCCCTCAAGCTCCTCAAGATGTAGCACCTCCAGGGATTGGTAAAGAGGTCGTTACCGATGAAGGTATTGGTAAGGTCTTAAAGGTAAATCACCATAAACATACTGTGAAGGTACAGCTTGAAGCGGGTCGTACCATCGATTTAAAATGGTCTGAGGTGGCATTGCCTGATGAATGA
- a CDS encoding tRNA1(Val) (adenine(37)-N6)-methyltransferase, with protein MNDQERLDDLIIDGLQIYQRTDMFCFSFDAIALIHFCRFNGRKSYVDLGTGTGVMPLIGTSLGAGHITGIDINETLIKLAQRSVAHNHKEDVVTMVCGDYRHMSYRDVQDKPFDGVIINPPFYDCESGAMPTSDERAVALHDEHTSLQEVLNAVRSFIKCKGRLWMIYSASRLQYVLHELEAANFQAKRIRFIHGMIDKPAKLVLIEAIYQGQAGLVLEPPLIVYEKPNVYTKEVSSWYER; from the coding sequence ATGAATGATCAAGAACGACTTGATGATTTAATTATAGATGGATTACAAATTTATCAACGGACGGATATGTTTTGCTTTTCCTTTGATGCCATTGCACTCATTCACTTTTGCCGTTTCAATGGTCGTAAATCCTATGTTGACCTTGGCACGGGAACAGGTGTTATGCCACTTATAGGCACATCCCTAGGGGCAGGCCATATAACGGGTATTGATATTAACGAAACCCTTATCAAGTTAGCTCAGCGCAGTGTAGCGCACAATCATAAAGAAGATGTGGTAACTATGGTATGTGGTGATTATCGGCACATGTCGTATCGCGATGTACAGGACAAACCATTTGATGGTGTTATTATAAATCCGCCCTTTTATGATTGTGAAAGTGGGGCAATGCCTACTTCTGATGAAAGAGCTGTAGCTCTTCATGATGAACATACATCGTTACAAGAGGTTCTGAATGCAGTGCGGTCCTTTATTAAGTGTAAAGGTCGCTTGTGGATGATTTATAGCGCTAGTCGCCTCCAATATGTGCTACATGAACTGGAAGCAGCTAACTTTCAAGCTAAGCGCATTCGGTTTATTCACGGTATGATAGATAAACCAGCGAAACTCGTGCTAATAGAAGCTATCTATCAAGGGCAGGCTGGCCTTGTATTAGAACCACCACTAATCGTTTATGAGAAACCAAATGTGTACACAAAGGAGGTGTCCTCTTGGTATGAACGATAA
- a CDS encoding ATP-binding protein: MTYFDSIIGQDSIKAHLSELVSRNALPHSLLFYGEAGLGKLDMAIGLASLLLGRQVFSQPKGEAYLADVKEARLANGETEKRIEAEGLPIYMDKGDAFWIRPMKTTLKVEQWYSLLQDHLSVAGNGNRVVIVEDFHTANAVMANAMLKTIEEPPEQVYFIIITNKINTVLPTIISRCMGVGFNSVDIDTIRTALVERGITGDIEQALLAGHGNPQLVEKLATQGRIEMLELAVKVMDTLAFETRWFSMISLACESLPRESLTELMNWLRLVSRDMMALKMGAQDGQLQVPMYKTQLLRLLPRWSMQALNKVITETLQAERALRLHIKTALVVDGLCIALHDAREED, encoded by the coding sequence ATGACATATTTTGATTCTATAATTGGTCAAGATTCGATCAAGGCACACCTATCGGAACTTGTAAGTCGTAATGCATTACCGCATAGCCTTTTGTTTTATGGTGAAGCAGGTCTTGGCAAGCTAGATATGGCCATAGGTCTTGCGTCTCTATTGTTGGGACGCCAAGTATTTTCTCAACCAAAGGGAGAAGCGTATTTAGCAGATGTAAAAGAAGCACGTCTTGCCAATGGTGAGACGGAAAAACGCATCGAAGCAGAAGGTTTACCTATCTATATGGATAAGGGAGATGCCTTTTGGATTCGCCCTATGAAGACGACACTAAAGGTAGAGCAGTGGTATTCATTATTGCAAGATCATCTGTCAGTAGCGGGGAATGGTAACCGCGTTGTCATTGTGGAGGACTTTCACACGGCCAATGCAGTCATGGCAAATGCTATGCTAAAAACCATTGAAGAACCACCTGAGCAGGTATATTTCATTATTATTACGAACAAGATTAATACTGTATTGCCAACCATCATTTCAAGATGTATGGGCGTAGGATTTAACAGTGTTGATATAGATACGATTCGCACAGCCCTTGTAGAGCGTGGCATCACAGGTGATATTGAACAAGCTTTATTAGCCGGTCATGGTAATCCGCAGTTAGTAGAAAAATTGGCTACGCAAGGTCGCATTGAAATGCTTGAGTTAGCCGTTAAGGTAATGGACACCCTTGCCTTTGAAACGCGATGGTTTTCTATGATTTCCTTAGCTTGTGAAAGTTTGCCTCGTGAAAGCCTAACAGAGTTGATGAACTGGTTGCGTCTCGTAAGTAGAGATATGATGGCTCTTAAGATGGGTGCACAAGATGGACAATTACAAGTACCTATGTACAAAACTCAATTATTACGATTATTACCGCGCTGGTCTATGCAAGCTTTGAATAAGGTGATTACTGAAACATTGCAAGCAGAACGGGCTTTGCGTTTACATATAAAAACCGCTCTCGTGGTGGACGGTCTTTGTATCGCCCTTCATGATGCTCGGGAGGAGGACTAA